The Streptomyces sp. TLI_105 DNA segment CAGGATGCCGGGGAGGGAGACGGTGCCGGCGGCCATCGCGACGGAGGCGGCGGCGAGGAGCATCGGCAGCTCGTACGCGAGGAGCTGGGCGGCCGTGCGGAGGCCGCCGAGCAGCGAGAACTTGTTCGCCGAGGCCCAGCCGGCCATCAGGCTGCCGAGGACACCGACGCCCATGACGGCGAGCACGAAGAAGACGCCCGCGTCGACGACCTGGCCGACCGCGCCCTCGCTGGGCCCGATGGGGATCGCGAGGAGGACGAGGAGGTACGGGAGGAGGGCGACGGCCGGCGCGAGCTGGAAGATCCGCCGGTCCGCGTTCTCCGGGACCACGTCCTCCTTCTGCGCGAACTTCACGCCGTCGGCGACGAGCTGGGCCCAGCCGTGGAAGCCGCCCGCGTACATGGGGCCGAGACGGCCCTGCATGTGGGCCATGACCTTGTGCTCGGTCTGCCCGACGACGAGCGGCAGCACGAGGAAGCAGCCGAAGACGACGAGCAGCCGGAGGGCGACGTCGAGTACGTCGTTCACGCGGGATCGCCTCCGGCGGGGTCGTTGGGGTTGTCCTCGGTGCCGTCCCGCCCGGCGGGCGGGGCGTCGGTGCGGTCTTCGTCCGAGCCGACGGCGCGGGCGTCCTCGGGCTGGGGGGCCTGGGGGGCCGCCGGGGCGGGGGCTTCCGGCTCTGGGGCGTCCGGCTCGGGGGCGTCCAGCTCGGGGGCCGGAGTGTCCGCCGGGGCCGGGGCCTCAGGGCCAGGGGCCTGGGAGGCCGTCGAAGCCTGGGCCTCGGGCTCGGGCTCGGCAACCGGGGTGCCTTCCGAGGCCGGGACTTCCGGCTCGGGGATCGGGGTGCCTTCCGAGGCCGGGACTTCCGGCTCGGGAGCCTGCGCGGCCACCGGGGCCGGGGCCTCAAGGCCGGAGGCCTGCGCGGCCGCCGGGGCCGGGGCTTCCGGCTCGGGGGCCGGGGCGGGGGTTCCGGTTGCGGGAGGCGTGGTCGGGGGTGGCGTCGCGTCGTCGAAGGCCGGGCGGGCGTGGTGCCACGGGGCGTCCGAGCTGCGGGTGCGCGGAGTGGCGGCCCCCGCGCGGGGCGCGGCCGAGTCCGGGGCCTGCTGGCTCGCCGAGCCCTCCGCGGCCGAACGGGAGCGGCGCGGCGGGCGGGCCGTGGGGGCCGTGGCCTCCGTAGGGGCCGTGGCCTCCGTGGACGCGTCCGGCTCCGGGGTCGCCTGGCTCGCCGAACCGTCCGACGCGGAGCGGGACCGGCGCGGCGGGCGGGCCGCCGGGGCGTCCGCCGCAGCGGGCGCCGCGTCCTGCTCCGCAGCCGTCTGACTGGCCGAGCCCTCCGACGCCGAGCGGGAACGGCGGACCGGAGCAGCCGGCTCCGCAGCCGCCTGGCTCGTCGAGCCCTCCGTGGTCGTGCGGGTCCGGCGGACCGGGCGGTCGCCGGCCGCCGCGCGGGCGGGACGGGCGGCGACCGGGGGGAGCTGGCCCTTGAGGGGGCCCCACTCGTTGGGGTCCGGGACGCCCGGCGGAAGCATCTGGCGGCGCTTGGGGCCGCCGTCGTGCGCCTCGCCCGGCTCCTTCGCGCCCGGCCACGCCTTGGCGACCCGGGCCGCCAGGACGAAGTCCTTGCGGAGCGGGTGACCCTCGAAGTTCTCGGGGAGCAGGAGGGGGACGAGGTGCGGATGGCCCTCGAAGGCCACGCCGAACATCTCGTGCGTCTCGCGCTCGTGCCAGCCCGCGCCCGCGTACACGCCGATCGCCGTCGGGAGGACGGCGGCCTCGTGCGGGACCGTCGTGCGCAGCAGGAGGCGGCGCGGCCGACCGGCGCCGAGCGCCACCACGTGCGCGCAGACGCGGAAGCCCGTGCCCGGCTCGTCCACGGCGCTCAGCCAGTCGAAGTACGTGCAGCCGAGGGCGTCCCGGGCGGTCTCGAGCGCCGTGAGCCAGGCCGACGGCGGGACGTCGACGGTCAGCAGGTCGTACGCCTGCTCCGCCGTCGCCTCCTCGCCGAAGATCTCCGTCACGGAGTCGGGGAGGGAGTCGTAGGAGGCGGTCATGCCGTGCCTCCCGGCCGCTCGACCAGGGGGCTCGTCAACTGGGAGACCGTGGCGGCGGTCGCGTACCGCTCGGCCAGGCTCTCCCGGGCGATCTTCTCCTGGAGCTTGAGGATGCCCTGGAGCAGCGCTTCCGGGCGGGGCGGGCAGCCCGGCACGTAGACGTCCACCGGGATGATCTGGTCGACGCCCTTGGTGACGGAGTACGAGTCCCAGTACGGCCCGCCGCAGTTCGAGCAGGCGCCGAAGGAGATGACGTACTTCGGCTCCGGCATCTGCTCGTACAGCCGCTTCACGGCCGGGGCCATCTTGTCCGTCACCGTGCCCGAGACGATCATCAGGTCGGCCTGGCGCGGTCCCGGCGCGAAGGGGATCACGCCGAGCCGGATGAAGTCGTGCCGGGCCATGGACGCGGCGATGAACTCGATCGCGCAGCAGGCGAGCCCGAAGTTGAAGACCCACAGGCTGTAGCGGCGGCCCCAGTTCAGGACCACCTTCATCGGCTCGGGGGCCAGGCGGGCGAGCGTTCCCAGCTTCGGAGCGGGCAGGGGTGTTACGTCCATGACAGGACGCCCTTCTTGTACGCGTAGAGCAGCCCCACGGCCAGGAAGCCGAGGAAGACGAACATCTCGACCAGGGTCGTGGCGCCGTATCCGGGCGCGGCGAAGACCGTCGCCCAGGGGAAGAGGAAGATCGAGTCGACGGCGAAGATGACGTAGAGGAAGGCGTACACGTAGTAGCGGACCTGGGTGTGGGCCCAGCCCTCCCCCACGGGGTCGACACCGCACTCGTAGGTGAGGAGTTTCTCGGGCGTCGGCACGACGGGCCTGAGCAGCCGGTTGGCCGAGAAGGCCACGGCCACGAAGAGCACGCCGACGACGGCGAGCACGCCGACGACGGAGTACGTCTGGAAGTAGTCCGCCGCGTCGGCCGCGACAACGGTCGGTTCCCGCACGTCCGCCCCTCGGTCTCGGTGTCTCATGAGTCACTTCTGTACGGACGCGAGTCTAGGCCCTGTTAAAAGGACCGTAAGCAGGCGCGGGTGCCTTCGCGGGTGCCTCGCGGGCGGCTTCGTCGTTGCCTCGTCAGTAGTTTCGCCGGTGCCCCACGCGCGGCTTCGTCGTTGCCCCGTCAGTAGCTTCGCCGGTGCCCCACGCGCCGCTTCGCCGTTGCCCCGTCAGTAGCTTCGCCGGTGCCCCACGCGCCGCTTCGCGAGCACCTGGCGTGCAGCTTCGCCCTTGCCTCGCGCGCAGCTTCGCGAGCGGCTCGGCCGGGGCTTTCGCCGGAGTCTTTCCCGAGGCCCTCGCCGGTGGGGATATCCCCCCTCCCGCTCACCCACCTCCCCCATGGCGTCGCGCCGCCCCCGACCGGCAGTCTGGGGACCATGAGCGCCGATCTTGATCCCGCCAGGACCTCCGGGTCCGCCGGGGCCCCCGAAGCCCCCGAAGCCCCCCGTCCGCCGCTGCGGCTCGCCTACGGGAAGGAGACCTGGAAGGAGATCGCCTTCCTCCTCTCCAACCTCTTCACGGCACTGACCGGTTTCGTCTACGCGGTCGTGACCGTCTCGGTCGGCGTGGGCCTCTCCGTCACCGTGATCGGGCTGCCGCTGCTCGCCCTCGGCCTCGGCGGCGCCCGCCTCATCGGCCGGTCGGAGCGGGCGCGGGCCCGCGCGCTGCTCGGGGTGAAGGTCGCCGAGCCCTCCCCGCCGCCGCGGCGCCACGGCTTCTTCGGCTGGCTGTGGGCCTCGCTGAAGGACCCGGTGGCCTGGCGGACCCAGCTGTACGGGCTGATCCGGCTGCCCTGGGGGATCCTGACGTTCACCGTCTCGCTCGTCTCGCTCCTCGTCCTCTGGCCCGTCCTGCCCTTCCTGGCCCGCGGCCTCGCCCACGGCGACCGGGGCATGGTCCGGGGGCTGCTCTCGCCCTCGGACGAGCTGGAGCGGCGGATCGCCGAGCTGGAGTCGGACCGGGGCGTGGTCGTCGACACCGCCGCCGCCGACCTGCGGCGCATCGAGCGCGACCTGCACGACGGCGCGCAGGCCCGGCTCGTGGCGCTCGCGATGGGCCTCGGCCTCGCCAAGGAGAAGCTGCTCGAAGACCCGGAGGCCGCCGCGGCGATGGTCGACGAGGCGCACGGCGAGGTCAAGCTCGCCCTCCAGGAGCTGCGGGACCTCGCCCGGGGCATCCACCCGGCGGTCCTCACCGACCGGGGACTGAGCGCCGCCCTCTCCTCCGTCTCCGTGCGCTGCACGGTGCCGGTGAAGGTGAACGTGGACCTGGCCGAGCGGCCGGCCGAGGCGATCGAGGGCATCGCGTACTTCACCGTGTCCGAGCTCCTCCAGAACGTCTCCAAGCACGCGCGCGCCCGGTCCGCCTCCGTGGACGTCTGGCGGGCCGGGAACCGGCTGCTGCTCCAGGTGCGCGACGACGGGGCCGGCGGGGCGCGCTTCGACGGCGGTACGGGTCTGGCCGGGCTCGCGGAGCGGCTCGGCGCGGTCGACGGGGTGCTCGTCCTCGACTCCCCCGAGGGCGGTCCGACGACGGTCACGGCGGAGCTGCCGTGGCGCTCCCGCCCGGGGGCGTGATGCGGAGGTAGGGAAAACCCCCTCCCCCAGACGCCCACCCGCCTCATGGTCCGGCGGGGCGCGGGACGGAACCCTGGAACACGTACCGCCCGCCCCTCCGAGCAGGACCTCCGAGCAGGGCCTCCGAGCAGATCCTCCGAGCAGAGAAGGAACACCGCGATGGCCTCCCACCCACTCCCCGCCGCGATCCGCGCGCCGTTCGAGGCCCGCACCTGGCGCGCCTTCGTGTACGTGCTGATCGGCCTGCCGCTGAGCGTCTGCTGGTTCGCGCTCTCCATCGCCTTCGTCTCGGCCGGCGCCGGGCTGCTCATCACCTTCCTCGGCGTGCCGATCCTGGCCGGGACGCTCGCGATGTGCCGGGGCTTCGGCGCGGTCGAGCGGGCCCGGGCGCGCGGGCTGCTCGACCTCGACGTGGCCGCGCCGGAGCCGGTGCGCGGACGGACCGGCGGGGCGTTCTCGTGGATGGGCGCCATGCTGAAGAGCGGCGCGTCGTGGCGGCACCTGCTGTACGCGGTCCTGCACATGCCGTGGGCGGTGTTCTCCTTCTCGGTCACGGTGGCGCTGTGGGGCTGGGGCTGGAGCCTCTTCACGTACCCGCTGTGGCAGTGGGTCTTCCCCACGTGGGTGGGGCAGGACGGGATCCAGCTGTACGGCGACCGGACCCACGCCTTCTACCTCGACGCGCCCTTCGAAGTGGCCGTGACCAGCCTGATCGGCCTCGTGTTCGTCCTGGTCGGACCGTGGGTGCTGCGCGGGCTCGTCTCCGTCGACCGGCTCCTCGTCTCCGGGCTGCTCGGCCCGTCCCGGCTGGCCTCCCGCGTCACCGAGCTGGAGTCGGACCGGGGCGTGGTCGTCGACACCGCCGCGGCCGACCTGCGGCGCATCGAGCGCGACCTGCACGACGGGGCGCAGGCGCGACTGGCCGCGCTCGCCATGGACCTGGGGCTCGCCAAGGAGAAGCTGGCGCGGGACCCGCAGGCGGCGGCGGTACTCGTCGACGAGGCACACGGCGAGGTCAAGCTCGCCCTCCAGGAGCTGCGGGACCTCGCCCGGGGCATCCACCCGGCGGTCCTCACCGACCGGGGGCTCGACGCGGCACTGTCGGCGGTGGCCTCCCGGTGCGCGGTCCCCGTCTCCGTGGACGTGGACCTGCCGGGCCGGCCGGCGCCGGCGATCGAGGGCATCGCGTACTTCACGGCCTCGGAGCTCCTCCGGAACGTCTCCCGCCACTCGGGCGCGCGACGCGCATGGGTGGACGTGTGGCGCACGGAGGACCGGCTGATGCTCCAGGTGCGCGACGACGGGGTGGGGGGCGCGCGCGTGGAGGCCGGCACGGGGCTCGGGGATCTGTCGGGGCGGGTGGGGGCGGTGGACGGGGTGCTGGCGGTGGACTCGCCGGGGGGCGGACCGACGACGGTGACGGTGGAACTGCCCTGGCGGGCGTAGCGCTGCGCCGGGGCCGCGCCGGGCGGACCTTGGGACGCCGAGCCGGCCCGGCGCCCGGCCCGCCGGTGCGCACCCGCCCCGCTGGGACGGCGCCCGCCTCGTTGCGGGCGCGCGCCCGCTGGGCCTGTGCCACCGCCCCGTCGCGGACAGTGGTTCCACCGGGGCGGTGCCCACCCCTCGCGCCCCCGTTGTGGGCAATCGTTCCGCCGGGACGGTGGCCGCCCGCCCCCGCCCACCCCCGTTGTGGGCAATCGTTCCGCTGGGGCGAGGGGGTCCCCCCTGCTCGAGCGAAGCCGAGAGCTTGGGGGAGGGTGGGCACAACGGACGGCGCCCCTTGCCGGGCCCAGGCTCCCGCGCCTGAACCCGCACCACGTTGCGCGCCGCCACTGTCGGTGCGGGGCCAGGCGCGGAACGCGGAGGCGCCGCTCAGCGCGCCGTCCCGTGTGCCCACCCGTCCCGCCCCAGCGGGACGATTGCCCACACGGGCGGGGGGGCGGGGGCACCGCCCCACCAAGCGCGGGCCCCACACGGCGGGTGCGGGAGGGGCGCCGCCCCGCAGACGCACGCCCCCACGGCGGGGGCACCGTCCCGTCAAGCGTGGGCCCGTGTGGAGGTGGGCGTCGGCCCGCGGGGGATTGCGCGCACGGGTCTCGGGTCCAGGTGCCATGCTGAACGTCTCATCGGATGACCGGAGCATGGGGGCTGCAGGGCGTGAGTGTGCGAGACGTGGCGGGGCGGGTACGGGTGGTCATCGCCGAGGATTCCGTCCTGCTCAGGGAGGGACTGACCCGGCTCCTGACGGATCTGGGGCACGAGGTCGTCGCCGGGGTCGGGGACGGCGAGGCGTTGGTGAAGACGGTGGCGGAGCTCGCGGACGAGGGCGCGCTGCCGGACGTGGTGGTGGCGGACGTGCGGATGCCGCCGACGCACACCGACGAGGGCGTGCGGGCGGCGGTGCGGCTGCGCAAGGAGCATCCGGGGCTCGGGGTCCTGGTGCTGTCGCAGTACGTGGAGGAGCAGTACGCCACCGAACTCCTGGCCGGTTCCAGCCGGGGTGTGGGCTATCTCCTGAAGGACCGGGTCGCGGAGGTCCGCGAGTTCGTGGACGCCGTGGTCCGGGTGGCCGGCGGCGGTACGGCGCTGGACCCCGAGGTCGTGCAGCAGCTGCTGGGCCGGAGCCGTCAGCAGGACGTGCTGGCGAACCTGACCCCGCGCGAGCGGGAGGTCCTCGGTCTGATGGCGGAGGGCCGGACGAACTCGGCGATCGCGAAGGCGCTGGTCGTGAGCGACGGCGCGGTGGAGAAGCACATCAGCAACATCTTCCTGAAGCTGGGCCTCTCCCCGAGTGACGGTGATCACCGCCGGGTACTCGCGGTGTTGACGTACCTGAAGTCCTGATCGTCTGACACCCTGTCAGATAACCTGGTCCCGGGCCCTAGGTCCAAAGGATGAGGCGGAATCCGACTTTCCGGAACCTCCGGGCAGCGACAGATCGTGACAATTCAAGACAAGAGGGCGTCTCAAAAAGAGGTCCATGATGTGAGAAGTCCCGGGAAGGGCCCCCTTACCGTCGTAGGGTGGGCCTCGGGACGGAAGGTGATCTCCGAGGATCGGCGAGGGATCGACGATCGATCGCTGGTCACCGGCCGCGCCCCGAGCCTTCTCCCCGCCTCCGGCGGAGAGTCCCCTTGCCGCGAGGGAGGTCCAGTTCAGTGACCAGCCAGGTCAGTAGCGAGGCCGGTGAGGCCCTGGTCGGGGAGCAGCGCAGCGCCCCGGCGACGCCCCACCACGGCACCGAGAAGGAAGTGCGCCGGCTCGACCGGGTGATCATCCGCTTCGCGGGTGACTCCGGTGACGGCATGCAGCTCACGGGTGACCGCTTCACCTCGGAGACGGCGTCCTTCGGGAACGACCTCTCCACGCTGCCGAACTTCCCGGCCGAGATCCGGGCGCCCGCCGGCACCCTGCCGGGCGTGTCGTCCTTCCAGCTGCACTTCGCCGACCACGACATCCTGACCCCGGGCGACGCCCCGAACGTGCTGGTCGCGATGAACCCCGCCGCCCTCAAGGCGAACATCGGGGACGTGCCGCGCGGCGGCGAGATCATCGTCAACACGGACGAGTTCGCCAAGCGCGCCATGGCCAAGGTCGGGTACGCCTCCTCGCCCCTGGAGGACGGCTCGCTCGACGGCTACCGGGTGCACCCGGTGCCGCTGACGACGCTGACCCTGGAGGCGCTCAAGGACTTCGGCCTGTCCCGGAAGGAGGCCGAGCGGAGCAAGAACATGTTCGCGCTCGGGCTGCTCTCCTGGATGTACCACCGCCCGACCGAGGGCACCGAGACCTTCCTGCGCCAGAAGTTCGCGAAGAAGCCGGAGATCGCCGAGGCCAACGTGGCCGCCTTCCGGGCCGGCTGGAACTTCGGGGAGACGACCGAGGACTTCGCGGTCTCCTACGAGGTCGCGCCCGCGACCCGGGCCTTCCCCACCGGCACGTACCGGAACATCTCGGGGAACCTGGCCCTCTCGTACGGCCTGATCGCCGCCGGCCGCCAGGCGGACCTGCCGCTCTACCTCGGCTCGTACCCGATCACCCCGGCCTCGGACATCCTGCACGAGCTGTCGAAGCACAAGAACTTCGGCGTGCGGACCTTCCAGGCGGAGGACGAGATCGCCGGGATCGGCGCCGCGCTCGGCGCGGCCTTCGGCGGCTCCCTCGCCGTGACCACCACGAGCGGCCCCGGTGTGGCGCTCAAGTCCGAGACCATCGGACTCGCCGTCTCCCTGGAGCTGCCGCTCCTCGTCGTCGACATCCAGCGCGGCGGACCCTCCACCGGTCTGCCCACCAAGACGGAGCAGGCCGACCTCCTCCAGGCCATGTACGGCCGCAACGGCGAGGCGCCGGTGCCGGTCGTGGCCCCGAGGACGCCCGCCGACTGCTTCGACGCGGCCCTCGACGCCGCCCGCATCGCGCTCACGTACCGCACGCCGGTCTTCCTGCTCTCCGACGGCTACCTGGCCAACGGCTCCGAGCCCTGGCGCGTCCCGGACGTCGGCGAGCTCCCCGACCTGCGGACCCTGTTCGCCACCGGCCCGAACCACGAGCTCGCCGACGGCACCGAGGTCTTCTGGCCCTACAAGCGCGACCCGGAGACCCTCGCCCGCCCCTGGGCCGTGCCCGGCACCCCCGGCCTCGAACACCGCATCGGCGGCATCGAGAAGCAGGACGGCACCGGCAACATCTCGTACGACCCCGCGAACCACGAGTTCATGGTCCGCACCCGCCAGGCCAAGATCGACGGCATCGAGGTGCCGGACGTCGAGGTCGACGACCCGGACGGCGCGAGCACCCTGGTCCTCGGCTGGGGCTCCACCTACGGGCCGATCACGGCGGCCGTCCGCCGCCTGCGGCGCGCCGGCAGCCCGATCGCCCAGGCCCATCTGCGCCACCTCAACCCCTTCCCGAAGAACCTCGGCGAGGTGCTGAAGGGGTACGAGAAGGTCGTCGTCCCCGAGATGAACCTCGGCCAGCTCGCCACCCTCGTCCGGGCGAAGTACCTCGTCGACGCCCGCAGCCACACCCAGGTCAACGGCATGCCGTTCAAGGCCGAGCAGCTCGCCGCCGCCCTCAAGGAGGTCATCGATGCCTGAGCCCCTGCTGCACCTGGTGCCGAAGGCCGAGGCCGCGCAGTCCATGAAGGACTTCAAGTCCGACCAGGAGGTCCGCTGGTGCCCGGGCTGCGGTGACTACGCGGTCCTCGCCGCCGTGCAGGGCTTCATGCCCGAGCTCGGGCTGGCGAAGGAGAACATCGTCTTCGTCTCCGGCATCGGCTGCTCCTCCCGCTTCCCGTACTACATGAACACCTACGGGATGCACTCCATCCACGGCCGCGCCCCGGCCATCGCCACCGGTCTGGCCACCTCGCGCCGCGACCTGTCGGTGTGGGTGGTCACGGGCGACGGCGACGCGCTGTCCATCGGCGGCAACCACCTCATCCACGCCCTGCGCCGCAACGTCAACCTGAAGATCCTGCTCTTCAACAACCGGATCTACGGGCTCACCAAGGGCCAGTACAGCCCCACCTCCGAGGTCGGCAAGATCACCAAGTCGACCCCGATGGGCTCGCTCGACGCCCCCTTCAACCCGGTGTCGCTGGCGCTCGGCGCCGAGGCGAGCTTCGTGGCCCGCACGGTCGACTCCGACCGCAAGCACCTCACCGAGGTGCTCCGCCAGGCCTCCGAGCACAACGGCACGGCGCTCGTCGAGATCTACCAGAACTGCAACATCTTCAACGACGGCGCCTTCGAAGTCCTCAAGGACAAGGACCAGGCCAAGGAGGCGGTGATCCGCCTGGAGCACGGGCAGCCGATCCGCTTCGGCGCCGAGGACGAGAAGGGCGTCGTCCGCGACCCGGCCACCGGCGACCTCCAGGTCGTCACGGTCACCCCGGACAACGAGTCCCGGATCCTCGTCCACGACGCCCACGCGGCCACCCCGACCACCGCCTTCGCGCTCTCGCGCCTCGCGGACCCGGACACCCTCCACCAGACCCCGATCGGTGTCTTCCGCTCGGTGGACCGCCCGGTGTACGACACGCTGATGGCGGAGCAGCTGGAGACGGCCGTCGAGCAGTACGGCAAGGGCGACCTGGGCCAGCTCCTGACCGGTAACGACACCTGGACGGTCGTCGGCTGACAGCCGTACGGGAGCCCGGTCCGCACCCGCGGGCCGGGCCCTTCGTCAGTCCTCCTTCGCGGCGGTCGCGAAGGGGCCCAGGTAGGTGGGGACCCCGCCGCGCACCTGCCAGAAGAAGACCGCCTTCAGCTCCGCGTCCTTGCTGTTCCTCAGGTCGGGCCGATACGCCTTCGCGATCCCCTCGTACGGGGCCTGGCGCAGGCCGCTCGTGACCGCGGGGGCCACGTACTCCGCCTTGTTCGCGAGCGCCGTGCGCAGCGCCTGCGCGATCCAGTGCACGGTGTCGTACGTCTCCGTCGCGTACCGCTCGACGGGTGCCGTCGCGGGCAGCTTCCAGCGCTCGCGGTACGCGGCGGTGAACTGCTTGCCGGCCGGCATGCGGCCGGGGTCGACGTAGCTGGTGCCGAAGTACCAGCCCTCCGCCGCCGGGCCCGCCAGGCTCAGGAACTCGGGCTGGAGCACCTGCTCCCCGGTGCCGCACGCGCCCTTGAACCCCTGACGAACCAGCGCCTTGGCGCACAGCGCGGCCCGCCGCGGCGAGGTCCCCGCGTAGTACAGGCTGTCGGGGCCAGTCGCGAGGGCCTGCCGTACGGCGGACTCGAAGTCCTCGCTGCCCGCCTCCACCGGGTGGGAGGTGACGCCGCCGCTGGGGGACGAAGGGGGGTACTCCCTCAGGAGCCTGGCGGCGAACCAGCTCGCTCGTCCGCCCGCCCGGTCCTCGATGACGGCGGTCCTACGGCGGTCGTGCTCGTTCAGCCACCGGGCAAAGGCCACGACCATAATGTCGGGCGAGGCCCGGGCCTCGAAATAGGCCTGGTCATTGCCCTGTCCGGCGAGGTCCGATGCCAGCGTCGAGGCGACCACACTCACCAGCGGGACCTTGTGGGCGAAGAGTTCGTCGTGGGTGGCGATGTCGGTCCCCGTGACCGTCGGGCCGAGCACGGCGGCCAGGTTCCCGAGGCCGGCCAGAGTACGGGCGGCCGCCTTGGCGCGCTTCGGGTCTCCCCCGTCGTCGAGGACCTTCAGGGCCAGGTCGAAGGGGCGGTCGGCGCGTGCGTTGAGGGTCTCCACGGCGAGCCGCGCCCCGCGCTCCTGCGCCCGCCCGTCGGCCTTCGTGGCTCCACTCAGATCGGTGACGACGCCGATCGTGTACGCGGCGAGCCGGGCGCCCGTGCCCGTACCGCCGCCGCCTGCGCTTCCGGGGGGCGTACGGCTCAGCAGGTAGGCCGTCAGGCCCCCGGCGCCCGCGACGGCCACCGCCGCGCCGCCGATCAGGAACCGGCGGCGCGAAGTGCCCTGCGGCGGCTCATCGTCCACGAGCACTGTGGGGTCCGGCACCGGCAGGTCGAGGACCCGCGAGGAGCGCCGGCCGATCAGGGCGGGCAGGCCGTCCGGCAGCCAGTCTCCCGCCGGGCCGTCCGCCCGCCCCAGGGCCTCGCGGACCTCGGCGGCCGTGGGCCGGTCCGCCGGGTCCTTGGCCAGACAGGCCGTGACCAGGGGCAGGATCGTGTCCGGCACCTCGGCGAGGTCGGGTTCCTCGTGGACGGTCCGGTAGACGACGGCCGCCACCGCGCCCGTACCGAAAGGGCGTTCACCGGTGAGCGCGTACGCGAGGACACAGCCGAGCGAGAACACGTCGGCGGCCGGTCCGACCTCTCCCGAGCCGGCCACGCGGGCCTGTTCGGGGGCGAGGAAGCCGGGGGTGCCGATCATCGCGTCGGTGGCGGTCAGGGCGGTCGCCCCGGCGGTCCTGGCGATGCCGAAGTCGATCAGCCGGGGCCCGTCGAGCGCGAGGAGGACGTTGCCGGGCTTGACGTCCCGGTGGACCAGCCCTGCCTCGTGCATGTCGGTGAGGGCGTCGGCGAGCCGGGCGCCGAGGGCCCGTACGGTCGTCTCGGGCAGCGCGCCGTGCAGGCCCACGGCCTCGGCGAGCGAGGGCCCCGGCACGTACTCGGTGGCCAGCCACGGCTCGCGGGCCTCCGGGTCGGCGCCGAGGACGCGGACGACCCAGCGCCCCGTGATGCGTTCGGCGGCCCGCGCCTCGCGGCGGAACCGTTCCCGGAAGCCGGGGTCGGCGGCGTGCTCGGCACGGATCAGCTTGAGCGCGGCGAGCGCGCCGCCGGTCGAGCGGGCGAGGTAGACCACGCCCATGCCACCGGCGCCGAGCCGCCCGAGCAGCCGGTACCCGGCGATCGTCGACGGATCGGCCTTGCGGAGCGGCTGCACGGGCTCAGTCCTTCTTCTCGTTCTGCGCGGGCTTGTTCGGCAGCAGGGGTGCGGCGCCCACCGGCTGGTACGCGCCGTTCCGCACCGCGTAGACGTACGTGCCGCCGGGGCTCAGTTCGCCCGTCTCGTTGAACATCAGGGACCCCGTGGCGCCGGTGTACTTCTGCTTGCGCAGTGCGGCCCACAGACCCTTGCGGGCGGGCTTGCGGCCGGCCTTCGCGTCAGCCGCGAGCTGCCCGATCGTCATCGTGACCACGTCGTACGACTCGCCCGCGTAGTACGCGGGGGCCGCGCCGTACCGCTTCCGGTGGGCGGCGTTGAAGGTGGCGGCCGACTTCAGCGTGGCGGGGTCGGCGACGGGAGCGCACACGAACCAGCCCTCGG contains these protein-coding regions:
- a CDS encoding 2-oxoacid:acceptor oxidoreductase subunit alpha, translated to MTSQVSSEAGEALVGEQRSAPATPHHGTEKEVRRLDRVIIRFAGDSGDGMQLTGDRFTSETASFGNDLSTLPNFPAEIRAPAGTLPGVSSFQLHFADHDILTPGDAPNVLVAMNPAALKANIGDVPRGGEIIVNTDEFAKRAMAKVGYASSPLEDGSLDGYRVHPVPLTTLTLEALKDFGLSRKEAERSKNMFALGLLSWMYHRPTEGTETFLRQKFAKKPEIAEANVAAFRAGWNFGETTEDFAVSYEVAPATRAFPTGTYRNISGNLALSYGLIAAGRQADLPLYLGSYPITPASDILHELSKHKNFGVRTFQAEDEIAGIGAALGAAFGGSLAVTTTSGPGVALKSETIGLAVSLELPLLVVDIQRGGPSTGLPTKTEQADLLQAMYGRNGEAPVPVVAPRTPADCFDAALDAARIALTYRTPVFLLSDGYLANGSEPWRVPDVGELPDLRTLFATGPNHELADGTEVFWPYKRDPETLARPWAVPGTPGLEHRIGGIEKQDGTGNISYDPANHEFMVRTRQAKIDGIEVPDVEVDDPDGASTLVLGWGSTYGPITAAVRRLRRAGSPIAQAHLRHLNPFPKNLGEVLKGYEKVVVPEMNLGQLATLVRAKYLVDARSHTQVNGMPFKAEQLAAALKEVIDA
- a CDS encoding 2-oxoacid:ferredoxin oxidoreductase subunit beta, which encodes MPEPLLHLVPKAEAAQSMKDFKSDQEVRWCPGCGDYAVLAAVQGFMPELGLAKENIVFVSGIGCSSRFPYYMNTYGMHSIHGRAPAIATGLATSRRDLSVWVVTGDGDALSIGGNHLIHALRRNVNLKILLFNNRIYGLTKGQYSPTSEVGKITKSTPMGSLDAPFNPVSLALGAEASFVARTVDSDRKHLTEVLRQASEHNGTALVEIYQNCNIFNDGAFEVLKDKDQAKEAVIRLEHGQPIRFGAEDEKGVVRDPATGDLQVVTVTPDNESRILVHDAHAATPTTAFALSRLADPDTLHQTPIGVFRSVDRPVYDTLMAEQLETAVEQYGKGDLGQLLTGNDTWTVVG
- a CDS encoding bifunctional serine/threonine-protein kinase/ABC transporter substrate-binding protein, with amino-acid sequence MQPLRKADPSTIAGYRLLGRLGAGGMGVVYLARSTGGALAALKLIRAEHAADPGFRERFRREARAAERITGRWVVRVLGADPEAREPWLATEYVPGPSLAEAVGLHGALPETTVRALGARLADALTDMHEAGLVHRDVKPGNVLLALDGPRLIDFGIARTAGATALTATDAMIGTPGFLAPEQARVAGSGEVGPAADVFSLGCVLAYALTGERPFGTGAVAAVVYRTVHEEPDLAEVPDTILPLVTACLAKDPADRPTAAEVREALGRADGPAGDWLPDGLPALIGRRSSRVLDLPVPDPTVLVDDEPPQGTSRRRFLIGGAAVAVAGAGGLTAYLLSRTPPGSAGGGGTGTGARLAAYTIGVVTDLSGATKADGRAQERGARLAVETLNARADRPFDLALKVLDDGGDPKRAKAAARTLAGLGNLAAVLGPTVTGTDIATHDELFAHKVPLVSVVASTLASDLAGQGNDQAYFEARASPDIMVVAFARWLNEHDRRRTAVIEDRAGGRASWFAARLLREYPPSSPSGGVTSHPVEAGSEDFESAVRQALATGPDSLYYAGTSPRRAALCAKALVRQGFKGACGTGEQVLQPEFLSLAGPAAEGWYFGTSYVDPGRMPAGKQFTAAYRERWKLPATAPVERYATETYDTVHWIAQALRTALANKAEYVAPAVTSGLRQAPYEGIAKAYRPDLRNSKDAELKAVFFWQVRGGVPTYLGPFATAAKED